From the Portunus trituberculatus isolate SZX2019 chromosome 8, ASM1759143v1, whole genome shotgun sequence genome, the window GCGCGCCGACTCCTGGGCGTACTCCGCCACGATGGACTGCACCTGCTGCAGGAGGGGCTCCGGCGCCgcctcggtggtggtggtggtggtggaggtggtggtggtggtggtggttggctcGGGGGTGGGGGGAGGCTGGGGTGCCTCGGTCCTCTCCACCACGGGGGTGAGCTCCTTGGCCTGGGGCTCCTCGGCGTACTGGGTGTAGTACTCGTTACCGTAGTAGTCGCCGCCGTAGTAGTCGTAGCCGTAGCCGTCAGCGTAGTCGTACTCCATGTAGTACTGGTCTGCGGTGGTCTTGGCGGGCTCCGGGGCCGCGGGAGGCTCAGGGGCAGGAGTCTCAGGAGCGGGAGCAGGAGTGGGAGCCTGGGTGGTCGAGGGCTCTGGGGGCGGTGCAGGCGCCTCAGTGGGGGGCGGGGAAGTCACCTCAGGCACCGCTTCCGTGGCGGGGGCAGCGGGGGCGTCCGTGCTCTGCTCCGCGGCTGCGGGTTTATCCGTGGAAGGTGCTTGTCCCTTGTCCTGGCGGGGACGCGGGCGGCCACGTCCACGCAGGCGGCGGCGGCCCCCTGCGCGGGGTCCTGTGGCACCCTTCTTGGCGGCGTCAGCGACAGCCTCGGCCAGAGGGTCAGCCTCCTTGGCGGTGgtggtcctggtggtggtggaggagccgCCCAGCGCCAGGCGGGCCTGCTTCAGCCATGTCTCAAGGAACTGGGCGTGCGCGCGTTCTGTCTCCTCCGGGTCCCACACCTTGGGCTTCTTGAAGGGGTTGTAGGCCCCTGAGGAGTAGCTGTTCTTCTTGAACGATTGGGACGTGTAGGATGGGGCGTATGAAAATCCCGGCCAATTGTAATTCGAGGCGCATTCCACCTGGACGGCGGCTACGACCGCGAGCACCACCTGGGGACACAGCAGCACTCAGCACCCTGCTTCGCCAACCCGCCCTGTCCTGCACTAACCCCGCCCTAACCCTGCTGCATCCTAAatatcctccacacacacacacacacacacacacacacacacacacacacacacacacacacacacacacacaatcttgtGGAGCATCGCCCACTCTGGTTGACAAGAACAAATTCTCCACCTGACAAGCACCATACACTGCCTCATCACTCCTCCTCACAACCTCAGCCTGGCCCTCCATCCACACACCATTCATTCACCCCCATCACACAGGCCTACAGCCTCACCACACCCCCGGTTCCACACCCCttcatccacaccaccaccacagccccaTCTACAGCCACACCCCAGCCCCGCACTATCACAGTCATGTCACCCTTACTGCAAGTTTTGCCTCTACGTACAGAGGCGCAGACGGACATAAAAAAAGGCAGCGTCGCTAATACTCACAGGGACTAACATTCTCCCTCGTGGACACCCGGAGAGGGACTGGGCGGGGGTGCGAGGTGCGCT encodes:
- the LOC123500149 gene encoding proteoglycan 4-like; this translates as MLVPVVLAVVAAVQVECASNYNWPGFSYAPSYTSQSFKKNSYSSGAYNPFKKPKVWDPEETERAHAQFLETWLKQARLALGGSSTTTRTTTAKEADPLAEAVADAAKKGATGPRAGGRRRLRGRGRPRPRQDKGQAPSTDKPAAAEQSTDAPAAPATEAVPEVTSPPPTEAPAPPPEPSTTQAPTPAPAPETPAPEPPAAPEPAKTTADQYYMEYDYADGYGYDYYGGDYYGNEYYTQYAEEPQAKELTPVVERTEAPQPPPTPEPTTTTTTTSTTTTTTEAAPEPLLQQVQSIVAEYAQESARQESSVVLPQELRSKYPQVEYGADAYTEYDPYDYYGDYYYDDGAVDYAEAFTTEAPTTEAPTTEAPTTTTTTTTTTTTPPPTTTTTTTTPAPTTTPEAPQPVPMVRPRQRGRGAGPAGGDPGGPAVRAPRARHSSLRTPPTLTARA